In the Colletotrichum lupini chromosome 1, complete sequence genome, one interval contains:
- a CDS encoding arylsulfatase gives MTTQRPNFLIIVADDLGFSDVSPYGGEIHTPTLDKLAKDGIRMTNFHTASACSPTRSMLFSGTDHHIAGLGQMAEHMRQFGDYFKDKPGYEGYLNWRVASLSEILQNAGYHTIMSGKWHLGLTKELAPCNRGFAKNFTFLPGSGNHHAHEPQLDDDEFKIPCLDTEGHWMDGDKFINHRTDLPDDFYSTRYFTDRMINFLKERDEKEKEQPFFAYLPFTAPHWPLQAPREVVEKYAGKYDDGPDALTRRRLQRLVDLGLVANDIDHAPPVGVLGKDWNDMTGLERKESARKMEVFAAMVDLIDENIGRVIDHLEATGELDNTFVLFMSDNGAEGAALEAIPMMGGETTFAGIVQKYYDNSLDNIGDKTSFAWYGPRWACAATAPSRGSKCWITEGGIRCPCLIRFPPFQAKPDAITHRFTTVMDILPTILEMAQVQHPGTTFRGRQVVVPRGKSWVDHLTSPDYAAADSTVHGEDVHVHGWELFGLRAIREGKWKAVWLNKPRGKDDWELYDVEKDPAEMNDVSDKEPQVMRRLVDHWERYYAETGMTQTPEFAITKA, from the exons ATGACAACTCAGCGACCAAACTTCCTAATCATCGTCGCCGACGACCTCGGCTTCTCTGATGTCAGTCCATATGGAGGTGAAATCCATACCCCAACTCTCGACAAGCTCGCTAAAGATGGAATTCGCATGACCAACTTCCATACTGCGTCCGCATGCTCCCCAACAAGATCCATGCTATTCTCTGGAACTGATCATCATATTGCTGGGCTTG GCCAAATGGCTGAACACATGAGGCAGTTTGGAGATTACTTCAAAGACAAGCCCGGCTACGAAGGTTATTTAAACTGGAGAGTAGCTTCTTTATCCGAGATCCTGCAAAATGCTGGTTATCACACCATCATGTCGGGGAAATG GCACCTTGGACTGACCAAGGAGCTTGCGCCTTGCAATCGAGGTTTCGCGAAGAACTTTACATTCCTACCGGGCTCCGGAAATCATCATGCTCATGAGCCCCAGCTGGACGATGATGAGTTCAAGATCCCTTGTCTCGACACGGAAGGTCATTGGATGGATGGCGATAAGTTTATCAATCATAGAACGGACCTTCCTGATGACTTTTACTCCACGCGCTACTTCACCGATCGTATGATCAACTTTCTTAAGGAGAGAGACGAGAAGGAAAAGGAGCAACCGTTCTTCGCTTACCTACCCTTCACTGCGCCTCACTGGCCCCTCCAGGCCCCACGAGAGGTGGTCGAAAAATACG CAGGGAAGTACGACGATGGCCCTGATGCATTGACGCGGCGAAGACTGCAACGCTTGGTCGATCTCGGTCTTGTGGCCAATGACATTGACCATGCGCCGCCAGTTGGTGTTCTAGGTAAAGACTGGAACGATATGACGGGATTGGAGCGTAAAGAGTCTGCACGGAAGATGGAAGTCTTTGCTGCCATGGTGGATCTCATTGACGAGAACATTGGTCGAGTCATTGATCACCTTGAAGCTACGGGAGAGCTCGACAACACCTTTGTTTTGTTCATGTCGGATAATGGCGCCGAGGGTGCTGCCCTCGAGGCCATACCT ATGATGGGAGGAGAAACAACGTTTGCTGGGATAGTGCAAAAGTATTATGACAACAGCTTGGACAACATTGGCGACAAGACGTCTTTCGCCTGGTATG GTCCGCGATGGGCGTGTGCGGCGACGGCGCCATCCCGGGGCTCAAAGTGTTGGATTACGGAGGGCGGCATTCGGTGCCCATGCTTAATCCGCTTTCCGCCATTTCAAGCCAAGCCCGACGCTATCACGCATCGTTTCACCACCGTTATGGATATCCTCCCCACAATCTTGGAGATGGCTCAGGTGCAGCATCCTGGTACGACGTTTCGAGGTCGTCAAGTCGTTGTACCCCGCGGCAAATCTTGGGTGGACCACCTCACTTCTCCCGATTACGCGGCGGCGGACTCGACGGTTCACGGAGAAGACGTCCACGTCCACGGTTGGGAGCTCTTCGGGCTCAGGGCAATTCGCGAAGGCAAGTGGAAGGCAGTTTGGCTGAACAAACCCAGGGGAAAGGATGACTGGGAGCTATATGACGTGGAGAAGGACCCTGCGGAGATGAATGATGTATCAGACAAGGAGCCGCAGGTGATGCGGAGGCTTGTCGATCACTGGGAACGGTACTATGCAGAGACCGGGATGACCCAGACACCAGAGTTTGCTATCACCAAGGCTTAG
- a CDS encoding peptidoglycan binding domain-containing protein codes for MYHPGVGSSDSVVDKFTGGLFGVGLDQAIREVYNFICTNYVDGDDIILIGFSRGAFTARSVADMIATVGLLTPSGLDHFYAIFEDYENMGESDRDPSLFLDPKVPPYNGEKGAARANWEMDRKSQYERWLSKNGLTRRTYEDANGVHEINIKAVGFSNTQVSDRVENAFHALSLDEPRFAFRPALWEKLEGNKTNLRQLLVIMAPAEATTAVGESQDMSGQIRYPTSRLQTWSGTTIRHPGTFMRTDPETNQDTDQPLLNTNERIHSSVRVRLACQGLAMDDDGVWDCKALATADDGSGLWKLERGSGLNASEADSVKDGKTRKLDLDAEGDVLKPYPVQKEDSQWKWVLASKHPNAFPLAGVLPEEPLTGYWERKLLALTAGNPDVWRWAEENPPFGLI; via the exons ATGTATCATCCTGGCGTTGGCAGCTCAGACAGCGTAGTCGACAAGTTCACAGGTGGACTATTTGGGGTTGGACTTGACCAG GCCATTCGCGAGGTCTACAATTTTATATGTACCAATTACGTCGATGGAGACGACATCATCCTTATAGGCTTCTCCCGCGGCGCCTTCACGGCGCGCTCTGTCGCCGATATGATTGCGACGGTCGGCTTGCTAACTCCTTCGGGCTTGGATCATTTCTACGCCATCTTTGAAGATTATGAGAACATGGGCGAATCTGATCGTGATCCGAGTTTATTCTTGGACCCAAAAGTACCTCCCTATAACGGTGAGAAAGGAGCAGCCCGGGCTAACTGGGAGATGGATCGGAAATCACAGTATGAGAGATGGCTTTCCAAG AATGGCCTCACAAGGCGCACGTACGAAGATGCAAATGGCGTGCACGAGATCAACATCAAGGCGGTTGGC TTCAGCAACACTCAGGTATCCGACCGCGTAGAAAACGCCTTCCATGCTCTGTCTCTAGACGAACCCCGGTTTGCATTCCGCCCTGCACTCTGGGAAAAGCTTGAGGGCAATAAGACCAATCTCCGACAG CTCCTGGTCATCATGGCTCCGGCCGAGGCAACAACTGCCGTGGGCGAATCCCAAGATATGTCCG GCCAAATCCGATATCCGACGAGCCGCCTCCAGACCTGGTCAGGAACCACAATCCGTCACCCTGGGACCTTTATGCGTACGGACCCGGAAACGAACCAAGACACGGACCAGCCTTTGCTCAACACCAACGAGAGAATCCACAGTAGCGTGCGGGTCAGACTGGCTTGCCAAGGCCTTGCTATGGACGATGATGGGGTCTGGGACTGCAAAGCTCTGGCCACAGCTGATGACGGGAGTGGACTGTGGAAGCTGGAACGCGGCTCCGGGCTTAACGCCTCTGAAGCAGATAGCGTCAAAGACGGCAAGACCAGGAAGTTGGATCTTGACGCAGAGGGAGATGTCTTGAAGCCTTATCCGGTCCAGAAGGAAGACAGCCAATGGAAATGGGTATTGGCTAGCAAACATCCCAACGCCTTCCCGCTGGCTGGTGTGCTTCCCGAGGAGCCTTTGACGGGGTACTGGGAAcggaagttgcttgctttgACTGCGGGAAATCCCGACGTGTGGAGATGGGCGGAGGAGAACCCCCCCTTTGGCTTGATCTAG